CCGCCTTCTCCATGCCCTCAATGAGCTCCTTGTCGAATTCTGCGCAGAGAGGCATGGTGCCAGACTCGAGAGTGAGCGCGACCACGTTGGGAAAGGACGTCTCTATTAGGTCCGCGTCCTCGGTACTCAGATTGGGGGTCATCCAGAGGCCAAGCATAATGGTCTCCAGCGACTCCAGCGAGACAAAGATGTTTGGATTCCGCTGGATCATGGCCACGCTCTTGGCGCCGTGGTTGACAAAGTCCTGTGCTATGTCGTGCGCGCTAGTTCCGGTCCCGACTATTGTAATACTCTTGCTGGCGAGGTTGGACACTCCAGATGCCGACTTGTGCTTGGACGAGTGGTATATTTCGCCTCGGAAGGCATCCTGGCCTGGTAAACCCAGCCGGACTGGCTGGTCGCTATGGAGACCGGTCGAGAGAACAACATGCTTGGTCGTGATGATGTATGAAGTTCGATTCGTTTCCAGTTCAACCCTGTAGCTGTGATTGTCTCGATCACGCACAATTCTCTTGACTGACGTACTCGTGCGCGTCTTGAGTTTCATGATTTTGCTATAGCACTCCATCCAATCACCATACTGATCCTTGGTCATGTTTCTGGGCCAATTCGTTGGGTAGCGCAAGAATGGGAGGCTGTCCATGGTGGTAGGTGTATGCGTCTTAAGAGAGTTATATCGGTTGCGCCACGAGTCGCCAATCCTGGGAGTCTTTTCAATCAGCAAATATCGAAGGCCCATGTGTTCAAGATGCGCGGCAAAGCTTAATCCGCATTGGCCTTTTGGGTCAACCCAGTTCATGGCGTCAGCAATATTAACACTAATAGAAATAGAATAGGGGGCAGAGCACTGTGTGTTGGGTGAAGATTTGAGCGTaccaccgccgacgactaCAACCTGTAGCTGGCCTGCCTTTTGCCCCGCTTGTTCATCTACTTGTCGGATTACATATCGTGGCTCTTTTAGCCGCTCCAGTTCTGTCGATGCAGTCCACGCCTTCCATTGGTTATTGGGCCCAACGTTGGCTAAGCGAATTACGCCCCGGCCAGAGCCAAACTTATTGGTAAATGTGAAGGCAGCCTGTATAAAGGTCGCCGGCCCCAGCTGCTCCAGCCTCGGCTGCAGCGAAGGCGACTGGATCACATTGATTTGCCCGAGTCCGAACGTTGACCCGAGCACATAAGCACTGATAGCCTTGGGGCCAAACTTGGAGGCCACGTTCCAGGTCAGGGCGACAAGATCCCGCCACCACGATTCCTGCACAAACAGGATTTCAAACGCCTTAGCGTTTCTGTGGTCAATGGAATCGGCCAGGTCTGCAATCCACTTGTCCACGACTTGGCCAGCGTTGACATCCTCACGGCTAATGGACGCATCAAGGGTAAGGCTAGGGATAGGCGTGCGAGGTGGATACTCGGCCCATCCTTCAGCAGCTGCTGTCACCCGAGAAGACATTTTCCAGTTGAAGAAAACGTGAAACAGAGCGTTTGGGTGAAGTTAGCTTACCAGGGATGGCTGATGTTTGGTTGGTGTAAGATGTGTAGGTCAAGTTCAGAGGATGGACTCTCGCAGAAATGTTGCGTTCTGAGCTCATATTTATATGTACATGATGTGTCTGCCTTAAGAGCTCGCAGGTCGCTTCTCTTCTTTCTAAAATGAGAAACTGGCAATTACTCTAAAAAAATTAGCCGATAGCATAGAGGTTTCGGTAGTGACATCATTCGGTTTGCAAGGGCATACAGTGATACCCAACAAAAAGCCATACACGCACGATCGCGAGACACTGTCTCAACATGGCAGATCGAAAAGTCGTCACGGGAATAGTAGTTTGCCTTTTCATAGATCTCATGATCAGCTTATTGAACCCAAGGTCGACTTCCAAGCCCTGTTTGTGATGTTGTCTCGGGCATGTTTCAGCAAAATGATTTGGGTGTCTTATCCAGTGGCATCGAGGCCCAATCATGAACACCACAATCGTGGTCCAATCATGAACAGACACGGAGCGGATTCTTTGATTTATTTGATGATAGCAAGTTCGTTTCATGTTTAGGTGATTTATGTATCTGTTTTTGCTTTGATTGCTTTCTTTTTTGAGCGGCGCCATGCTTCTCGGACTGATCACCGCAAGACACTTGACGTCTAACTACGCCTAGACTTACActggcgccggccgccaacCCACTTCAGATGGAAAGGGCGGTCAGTCACACTGATTATCAAAAAAAAACAAACTGCATGATGGGGTTATTGAGTGCCATGCTATTCCGTGACCGACTTGTGGGGCGTGGGGGAGCAGGTGAGGGGAACGCTTCTATTGGATGTGGATAATATGTCGTCTGCCTATTCGGCGACTACATATACTGCGACAGCGCCTACAGAAGAAGTGACCAAGCAACATTTATTGGGAGTCTCATTGAGTCCTGACATTGTCTATTTACATTATCACCTCTTTGCAGTTGAAATTACATAACCGTACGTACATCCGGATCAAGGCAATCTGCTTTGTGCTTGGTAACATGTCTACTGCCATCTCAGAGCCTGTCGAAACCGATTCCGACCAGACCAGTATTCCATGGGTAGATCCAAACATTATCCACCCAAGGAGCCTACTCCTCAAACTCAcggagcggctgcggctcaACGGCATAGAAGTCCATGAAACACAGGGCGACAAGGAGGCTGTACCACTCGATGCCCGCATGCATGATCGAGCGGCCATTGTTCCTGCGCTTGTCGTGTCGCCAAGAGGTGAATGGGCTATTTCTCAGGCTTTGCAGGCCATGAATGATCTCAGCGTTTACCAAAAGATACCCATCTCTGTCaagagcggcggccatggctacTTCAATGGAGCAACCTGCTCTGGTATCATGCTGAACCTGGGGCAGATGACGGCCTGCCGCGTCACGGGCGACATCCTCACCGTGGAGCCGGGATGCGTTCTGGGACGTATCGTCTACATTTTAGCTAAGCATGGTAAGGCTGTACCGCATGGAGATTGTTACGGCGTAGGTGCGGGCGGCCACTTCACCACCGCTGGGTGGGATCTTCTTTTGACCCGCCGTTACGGAATCGGCTGCcagtccgtcgtcggcgggcgcatTGTTCTTTGGGACGGCATTGTCCTGGACGTTGACGAGCACAATCACCCAGACTTGCTGCATGCCATACGCGGtggagccgctgccggcgccggagtTGTCTCTGAGATCCGGCTCCGTGTCATAGACGAGCCGGCCCACGCAACGTGGCGCCTCACGTCGCTTGACAAGAGGCAGCTACAGAAATGCGTAGACCATCACGCGTTCTCAAGGGCCGCGGAGTTACCCGAAGACATTACTGTGGCCTTTCGCTTCTTCTTTGTTCAGGATCAGGAGGATCCTATATGCTCCTTCAACATTTTCAGCATGCTGGGACCAGCCGAAACCATGCAGCACCTCTATCGTCATCTCGGTGCTGAGGTTGCTACGTTACTTGATGATCCAGACATGTGGAATGAAAAAACGCTGCTGGACCTCCGACTGCTCCCAGCCTCCAGGATACTATCTACCAACCCAGATATGCTCTCCGAGGTCTCAGCTACCCGGCTGCAAGATAGCCCGCTCCTTTTCTGGGAAAAAGGCATGATCCAGCGAGAGATGGGCAGCTCGTTCCTGGAGACGTCCTCCTACTGGGTAAAGACGGACTGCGACGAGATGCTTCCCAAAATCTACGAGCGCTTTCAAGAAGTGAAGAACTTGCCCATGAGGGAGAGGATGTacgccctcgtcatcatggggggcggcgacagccTTAGACGCCAGCACGAGTGCTCCATGCCCATAGGAAAGGCTTTAGCCAGGTTTGAGGTGCATTGGGACGATGTGGACGATGCATACGAGTGCCGCATGTTTGCGGGCACTGTCTCCAACGTGCTGCGTTCTCAACAGGACGACGGTGTTGGCAGGCCATTCCGCGGGGATATTTGGAAGCAGGAACAGGCATGTAGCAAGGCGGATCGCTTGCGCGGCATTCTGGGGCAGTTTGATAGGCGGAAGACCAGAAAGAGTGGCGGCAGACAAGCACGCACTATGAAGCTGTGAACTACAATCAGGTCAAATGAAGCTAGCTATTCGAGATCTATACAAAGCTCCTCCTGCTAATCACTGACGATCGCCTGGGATTTTCTGAGGGCAATTAATTGGGGGGCCTAACCACTTTACCATGGGGACCGTCTTAGGGGGGCCGTGTGGCTGTCCCTCCAAATCGGGTAGTTGAACATTCTATATGTTGTCATCAGCCACAAAATGGCTTCTCGGGCAAGGGTTCTGTCCAGATCTTATATCTCTAGAGTTCTATAGCAGTTCGATACGCGAGGAGAAAGTCACACGATGAAAGACTTGCTACAGCAGGGTTCAAAGCCACTACACTCCACTATACATCCGAGGATATAGAAtgtatattattaaatattaCTATTGCTTAGGATATACTATACTAGGTTACTAGAGGCTTGATTTTCTGTTTATTACTGAGACCTATacctactatatatatatatgaGTACTGCTATTCATATAGCTCGATTTTGCTATTCATACAGCCAGTGGGTCGCCAAGAAATTTTTGGCCAATTACGTACCGCGCAGCCTCTACCCCGCGGTTGGGCAATGGCATTACGAGCAGCGCgcagcccaggccgccgtcttcgcggTCCGGCACGGTCTACGCACTCGCCCGGAGCGGAATAATATGCGCCCGATGTCATGACATCGTGAAGCATAGCGGAAATGCGTTTTTGAGCGAATTGAgcccggccagcgcggcggcgcggcagctACGTTATGACGATGTGATTCAACGGCATTCTGGCGCGCCGCTACAGTCCGTTACCTACCCCTGCGTACTGGAAATGCCTGGCGTCGAGTCGATCCTAGGATACGCTAGTCTCGATCAGGACAGCGCTTACGTGCAGCGGGATGCGCGGTATGGGATTGGCCAAAAATTTCTTGGCGACCCACTGGCTGTATGAATAGCAAAATCGAGCTGTATGAATAGCACTACTCGTATATGTTAAGGTCTATCTATAGGGGCTATATACCGCTTAGCTAGGCTAGCTTATAGGGgttatataatagctattttATACGTTTTATCGGTTTTAGCTAAGGGCCATGTAATATATTCGGACCCAAGACGCGTCGCGCGATGCTAGATCTATTTAGCCCTGCCAGTACGTTGCTTCGAAACGTGCGCAGACGACGTGTCCACTGACGTCTGTCACAGACAGGGGTGATATCGCCAGAGAGGGTGTCGAGAAGCCTCCGAGCAGTCTGCAGTCGCTCAGAAGGTCCTTCTCTAAGTATCACGCTGCCGCGATACACCTGAATCTCATCACTGTCGGGGCGACTTTATGGTatggctggcgatgggcaACGAGGGTGCACTTCCCAGGCTACAGCAGCAGAAGttagcaagcaagcaagtgTGCACGTATATGGCGGactcttgccgccgcgctgaCTGGACTGACAGGTGGCTTTAAAATTTCTATCCGTGTGATGAGGTGGGCAGTTCTcggcgttgctgctgggTGCTCAACTGGCTGTCACATAGATATCAATATCTGGGGCCTGCAGCTGTTCCAGCAAGTCAGCATCGCGGGCAGCGAGACACTGCAATGTCGCAGCACAGATATAATTCGAGAGGGTGCTAAATGTAGGTGATGAGCATGTTGgttttattatatatttagAGTGGTGCTACTTATGGAGGTAGAGTTTGCTGGTCGTAGAGACTTTAACGTCTGCAAATAATGCCTTTGCAAGTCGGCACGTTACGTCCACGCCGTGCCAGCCATTCTAAATGCGCAACC
The genomic region above belongs to Purpureocillium takamizusanense chromosome 5, complete sequence and contains:
- a CDS encoding uncharacterized protein (CAZy:AA7~COG:C~EggNog:ENOG503PC3J), which translates into the protein MSTAISEPVETDSDQTSIPWVDPNIIHPRSLLLKLTERLRLNGIEVHETQGDKEAVPLDARMHDRAAIVPALVVSPRGEWAISQALQAMNDLSVYQKIPISVKSGGHGYFNGATCSGIMLNLGQMTACRVTGDILTVEPGCVLGRIVYILAKHGKAVPHGDCYGVGAGGHFTTAGWDLLLTRRYGIGCQSVVGGRIVLWDGIVLDVDEHNHPDLLHAIRGGAAAGAGVVSEIRLRVIDEPAHATWRLTSLDKRQLQKCVDHHAFSRAAELPEDITVAFRFFFVQDQEDPICSFNIFSMLGPAETMQHLYRHLGAEVATLLDDPDMWNEKTLLDLRLLPASRILSTNPDMLSEVSATRLQDSPLLFWEKGMIQREMGSSFLETSSYWVKTDCDEMLPKIYERFQEVKNLPMRERMYALVIMGGGDSLRRQHECSMPIGKALARFEVHWDDVDDAYECRMFAGTVSNVLRSQQDDGVGRPFRGDIWKQEQACSKADRLRGILGQFDRRKTRKSGGRQARTMKL
- a CDS encoding uncharacterized protein (EggNog:ENOG503PBCD~COG:Q); protein product: MSSRVTAAAEGWAEYPPRTPIPSLTLDASISREDVNAGQVVDKWIADLADSIDHRNAKAFEILFVQESWWRDLVALTWNVASKFGPKAISAYVLGSTFGLGQINVIQSPSLQPRLEQLGPATFIQAAFTFTNKFGSGRGVIRLANVGPNNQWKAWTASTELERLKEPRYVIRQVDEQAGQKAGQLQVVVVGGGQCGLSFAAHLEHMGLRYLLIEKTPRIGDSWRNRYNSLKTHTPTTMDSLPFLRYPTNWPRNMTKDQYGDWMECYSKIMKLKTRTSTSVKRIVRDRDNHSYRVELETNRTSYIITTKHVVLSTGLHSDQPVRLGLPGQDAFRGEIYHSSKHKSASGVSNLASKSITIVGTGTSAHDIAQDFVNHGAKSVAMIQRNPNIFVSLESLETIMLGLWMTPNLSTEDADLIETSFPNVVALTLESGTMPLCAEFDKELIEGMEKAGMVFRKGEDGVGLLDHLILKSGHFYIDHGAAQMIADGRIKIHRSKKGLSAFYDHGLVLADGGTKLESDVIVLATGWERTAKVVERLLGKDMADAVKAQEWGDLDDESERKGWWRPSGVPGVWCMSGAISWARQYSRMLALQIDAVEKGYNDEYYVAVPKFKL